One part of the Pirellulaceae bacterium genome encodes these proteins:
- a CDS encoding AAA family ATPase — translation MSPLTPDGVPSDDNSLLSHSSRQWLHDHLQQRRNHRCRIVLTGGPGGGKTTAADLFRREIGQRVVIVPESATMLFSGGFPRSSEPQAAAAGQKAIYHVQRHLEDVQAFLFPDRILLCDRGTVDGAAYSPNSPAEFFGELGTTLQAELARYDGVIFFESAAIGGLRIEGGNPIRTESVQQAANLDSRLRELWMHHPHFVLVRHNASFIKKITQALAELDKMVSQFNQSSPL, via the coding sequence ATGAGCCCATTGACACCTGACGGGGTACCATCCGACGATAACAGTTTACTCAGCCACTCCAGCAGGCAGTGGCTGCACGATCACCTCCAGCAACGGCGCAATCATCGCTGCCGCATCGTATTGACCGGTGGTCCCGGAGGCGGCAAGACCACGGCAGCAGACCTATTTCGTCGCGAGATTGGTCAGCGGGTAGTCATCGTTCCCGAGTCGGCTACCATGCTGTTTTCAGGCGGATTTCCGCGCAGTTCAGAACCACAGGCGGCCGCTGCTGGCCAAAAAGCCATCTATCACGTTCAGCGGCATCTGGAGGATGTCCAGGCGTTCTTGTTTCCCGATCGCATCTTGTTATGCGATCGAGGTACGGTTGACGGAGCGGCCTATTCGCCCAATTCGCCCGCTGAATTCTTCGGCGAACTGGGGACCACGCTCCAGGCCGAACTGGCTCGGTACGACGGCGTGATTTTCTTCGAAAGCGCCGCTATTGGCGGCCTAAGAATCGAAGGCGGCAATCCCATTCGCACCGAATCGGTTCAGCAAGCCGCCAATTTGGATTCGCGCTTGCGCGAGCTGTGGATGCACCATCCGCATTTCGTGTTGGTACGCCACAACGCCTCGTTTATTAAAAAGATTACGCAGGCACTTGCCGAACTGGACAAAATGGTAAGCCAGTTCAACCAGTCCAGCCCACTGTAG
- a CDS encoding exosortase/archaeosortase family protein — MGDELPPVVTAVPEAEPQLRGMALSGPIVWNLVAGLLPALAIGPLLFGQAMHLWADPKTQLGVLVWLFVAVVVSATCRSWQLTQNHWRIAIAIAANLVASVCFAVGVMQWQFEFVQAAAAIFLVAWGLVRCGQQAWYEVFGWGCLLAITIPVPGLYTDLDRWLTETAGQMSSQALDSRQIPNLLEDSVLYVKQGQVAISSVLSHRVSLYAVICCTAIGCWFRSASMLHCLLLFMVLPLWVMAGRFGAMLATTYGLTHYQDNWAMGQAHYWIAGGAILGIMLLLICSDRVVAAMLRPVPMTDPETLPIFAAANELMIWPKEETFVLELPQDPDEQAELQSLQVQSGSKVVNELDLRWGTRWHATAALTISGLLLVSGLVASLVAISVSGLVPPKTVHPNLDLQPFAAVVDDRLFPQRLDSFELLHVAWPERDVAMSDSESTKGRLAVQVDYRWSGLMVQVHLKAPQLEWQPPEIKSRIAKAPIIQLHRDADAQSAWPWYWCQYVNDLGGHNYLWQCGLQDDLKPCPVRQTDDSAGLPLISRLTADNQLGNSGRLIYEIFVFCESGERLTAQQIDDLQIFFATIRKSIQSRLVSGMLQNAAVN, encoded by the coding sequence GTGGGCGATGAACTTCCTCCGGTTGTAACCGCCGTTCCGGAGGCGGAGCCGCAGTTGCGTGGGATGGCTCTTTCTGGCCCAATCGTATGGAATCTGGTTGCCGGTCTGTTGCCAGCCCTGGCTATCGGGCCGCTGCTATTTGGGCAAGCCATGCATCTGTGGGCTGACCCCAAAACGCAATTGGGCGTGTTGGTTTGGCTGTTTGTGGCCGTCGTTGTCTCAGCCACCTGTCGAAGTTGGCAGCTAACACAGAATCACTGGCGTATCGCAATAGCGATTGCCGCTAATCTTGTAGCCTCGGTGTGTTTCGCCGTGGGCGTCATGCAATGGCAGTTTGAGTTCGTTCAAGCTGCTGCTGCCATTTTCTTGGTCGCCTGGGGGTTAGTGCGCTGCGGTCAGCAGGCGTGGTATGAAGTGTTTGGCTGGGGATGCCTGTTAGCGATTACCATTCCGGTACCGGGCCTGTATACCGATTTAGATCGCTGGTTGACCGAGACCGCTGGACAAATGTCTTCGCAAGCGCTGGACAGCCGTCAAATACCTAACCTGCTGGAAGATTCCGTGCTGTATGTCAAGCAGGGTCAGGTCGCGATCTCGTCGGTGCTCAGTCACAGAGTCAGCTTGTACGCTGTCATCTGCTGCACCGCCATTGGGTGTTGGTTTCGTTCAGCCAGTATGTTGCATTGCCTGCTGCTGTTCATGGTATTGCCATTATGGGTCATGGCTGGGCGTTTTGGGGCCATGCTGGCTACAACGTATGGCTTGACGCACTATCAGGATAATTGGGCAATGGGTCAGGCGCACTACTGGATTGCAGGGGGAGCAATTTTGGGCATCATGCTGCTGCTGATCTGCTCGGATCGAGTGGTGGCTGCCATGCTTCGTCCAGTGCCGATGACCGATCCCGAGACGCTACCGATATTTGCGGCTGCCAACGAGCTGATGATTTGGCCGAAAGAGGAAACGTTCGTCTTGGAACTACCTCAGGACCCTGACGAACAGGCCGAATTACAGTCGCTTCAGGTCCAATCAGGATCGAAAGTGGTCAACGAGTTAGACCTTCGATGGGGCACTCGGTGGCACGCGACGGCTGCATTGACCATTAGCGGATTGTTGCTGGTCAGCGGCTTGGTAGCCAGCTTGGTGGCGATTAGTGTCAGCGGATTGGTGCCTCCCAAGACCGTTCACCCGAATTTGGACTTACAGCCCTTCGCAGCGGTCGTCGATGATCGCCTATTTCCACAACGGCTCGATTCGTTCGAGTTACTCCATGTTGCCTGGCCAGAACGCGATGTGGCAATGTCGGACTCAGAGTCAACCAAGGGACGGCTGGCAGTTCAAGTTGACTATCGCTGGTCGGGTCTGATGGTTCAAGTTCATCTAAAAGCACCGCAACTGGAGTGGCAACCGCCGGAAATCAAGTCCCGAATAGCTAAGGCTCCGATAATTCAACTGCACCGCGACGCTGATGCCCAATCCGCCTGGCCCTGGTACTGGTGTCAGTACGTGAACGATCTGGGTGGTCACAACTATCTTTGGCAATGTGGTCTGCAGGATGACTTGAAACCTTGTCCTGTTCGGCAGACTGACGACAGCGCTGGGTTGCCGCTAATCTCGCGACTGACAGCCGATAACCAGCTAGGCAATTCTGGTCGTTTAATCTACGAAATTTTTGTATTTTGCGAGTCGGGCGAACGGTTGACGGCGCAGCAGATCGACGATCTACAAATCTTTTTTGCAACGATTAGAAAATCCATACAGTCCAGGTTGGTTTCTGGAATGCTGCAGAATGCTGCTGTCAATTGA
- the mscL gene encoding large-conductance mechanosensitive channel protein MscL gives MSWIKEFREFAMKGSVVDLAVGVVIGSAFGKIVSSLVANIVMPPLNLLTAKYGVNFTELALKVTTESPKLNPDGSVVKNEDGSIAMAMQDYPILNYGPFLQTVVDFLLIAMAIFVVVKMLNNAKRRFEKQEVTAPAEPSEDIKLLREIRDSLRR, from the coding sequence ATGAGCTGGATCAAAGAGTTTCGTGAATTTGCCATGAAAGGCAGCGTAGTCGACTTGGCCGTAGGCGTAGTGATCGGCAGCGCGTTCGGCAAAATCGTCAGCTCGTTGGTGGCCAATATCGTCATGCCCCCCCTGAATCTGCTCACCGCCAAATATGGAGTGAACTTTACCGAACTGGCCTTGAAGGTAACTACCGAATCACCGAAGTTGAATCCTGATGGCTCGGTGGTCAAGAACGAAGACGGTTCGATCGCCATGGCGATGCAGGATTATCCCATTCTCAACTACGGTCCATTCTTACAGACTGTAGTTGATTTTCTGCTGATCGCGATGGCGATCTTTGTGGTTGTCAAAATGTTGAACAATGCCAAGAGGCGATTCGAGAAGCAGGAGGTAACTGCCCCCGCCGAGCCATCGGAGGATATCAAGCTATTGCGGGAAATTCGAGATTCGTTGCGGCGGTAG
- a CDS encoding PEP-CTERM sorting domain-containing protein: MNISRLASMCLALGLCSLGAFQAKADFYVVVGDGTEYVFSPGDTAVEIPIYGYNTATITPITFTAFDLAFDVSSVADGYNGAGIPGNYFTNFGGIPVAGTVYVDDAPDPVGAPGHDVIYSATIGSGLLLPPAGTLATAVKLGTFTFDISGATPSGIYGFKFVPNATYDGSTLVNSASTNPVFQVVSGETYRNQFRVIPEPSSFALLALGTLGVCSRRRRLSSV; the protein is encoded by the coding sequence ATGAATATTTCGAGACTGGCTTCAATGTGTTTAGCGTTGGGGTTATGTTCCTTGGGAGCGTTCCAGGCAAAGGCTGATTTCTATGTCGTAGTCGGAGATGGGACGGAGTATGTTTTCAGTCCTGGAGACACCGCCGTCGAAATTCCCATCTACGGCTATAACACGGCCACAATTACGCCCATTACGTTTACCGCATTTGATTTGGCGTTTGACGTATCTAGCGTTGCGGATGGATACAATGGTGCGGGAATTCCCGGCAATTACTTTACAAACTTCGGTGGTATTCCGGTGGCTGGAACTGTCTATGTGGATGACGCTCCTGATCCGGTTGGCGCACCGGGGCACGACGTGATTTACAGCGCGACGATTGGTAGTGGATTATTACTCCCGCCGGCCGGTACATTGGCCACTGCAGTTAAGCTGGGAACGTTTACATTCGACATCTCAGGGGCGACTCCCTCGGGCATCTATGGATTCAAGTTTGTTCCCAACGCAACCTATGATGGCAGCACGCTTGTGAATTCCGCATCCACGAACCCTGTGTTCCAGGTTGTCTCGGGCGAAACCTATCGCAATCAATTTCGAGTTATTCCTGAGCCGTCATCGTTTGCACTTTTGGCGCTGGGCACACTTGGTGTCTGTAGCCGACGTCGGCGATTGAGTTCCGTCTGA